One Phycisphaera mikurensis NBRC 102666 DNA window includes the following coding sequences:
- a CDS encoding GntR family transcriptional regulator — MQPQTVREQVTRALRDELVAGNFEGGHVLREVELAQRLGVSRGPVRDAFLQLSHEGFLAYVANRGVTVRHPPVKKNRDMIVSLRVQIETFAVKSGLADITEEGYAGIEMALRELRFACSNDSAAAVARCDMAFHEAVLLACGAEDFMEVWRQLCAKMLMAYSRLHDYGEVLEEHQHILDALRSHDKQAVIAALKENIR, encoded by the coding sequence ATGCAGCCACAGACGGTCCGTGAGCAGGTGACGCGGGCGCTCCGCGACGAGTTGGTGGCCGGCAACTTCGAGGGCGGCCACGTGCTGCGCGAGGTCGAGCTGGCGCAGCGGCTGGGCGTCAGCCGGGGGCCGGTGCGGGATGCCTTCCTGCAGCTCTCCCACGAGGGCTTCCTCGCTTACGTCGCCAACCGCGGCGTCACCGTGCGGCACCCCCCGGTGAAGAAGAACCGCGACATGATCGTGTCGCTGCGGGTGCAGATCGAGACCTTCGCGGTGAAGTCCGGCCTCGCCGACATCACCGAGGAGGGCTACGCGGGGATCGAGATGGCGCTGCGCGAGCTCCGCTTCGCGTGCAGCAACGACAGCGCGGCCGCGGTGGCCCGGTGCGACATGGCCTTCCACGAGGCGGTCCTGCTCGCCTGCGGGGCGGAAGACTTCATGGAGGTTTGGCGGCAGCTCTGCGCCAAGATGCTCATGGCGTACTCCCGCCTGCACGACTACGGGGAGGTGCTCGAGGAGCACCAGCACATCCTCGACGCCCTCCGCAGCCACGACAAGCAGGCCGTGATTGCGGCGCTTAAAGAGAACATCCGCTGA
- a CDS encoding prepilin-type N-terminal cleavage/methylation domain-containing protein, whose translation MPVPAPRRSSPGPVGFTLIELLVVISIIALLIGILLPALGAARRTARVLACGTQEQQLGRAIAAYTADAKDYYPPAQQIDYGGDQYTWDDALATGGYDGRSIDWFRGTNPGAVPDDTFRYPLYECPLSFTAEGTITTTSYDPSARSPRTYAMNVRNSGTTGAADYLRGVTGAAFIPSGGTSTGNSLKDTLRVDQLTSGSSTIVISENQGLIGTTSQNVLGGWDGASVNVLAAFPAVWNTGNLQRAYAHHSGENAASGTVSFTGWRGNHLFGDGHVEFLANDDTFPTGGGYGGPNYWNAKQ comes from the coding sequence TTGCCCGTTCCCGCCCCCCGTCGTTCTTCCCCCGGACCCGTCGGCTTCACGCTGATCGAGCTGCTGGTGGTCATCAGCATCATCGCCCTGCTGATCGGCATCCTGCTGCCGGCTCTGGGCGCCGCCCGCCGCACGGCCCGCGTGCTCGCCTGCGGCACCCAGGAGCAGCAGCTCGGCCGCGCGATCGCGGCCTACACGGCGGATGCGAAGGACTACTACCCGCCGGCCCAGCAGATCGACTACGGCGGGGACCAGTACACCTGGGACGACGCGCTCGCGACGGGCGGGTACGACGGCCGCTCGATCGACTGGTTCCGGGGGACCAACCCCGGCGCCGTGCCGGACGACACCTTCCGATACCCGTTGTACGAGTGCCCGCTGAGCTTCACCGCCGAGGGGACGATCACCACGACGAGCTACGACCCGTCGGCGCGGTCGCCGCGGACCTACGCGATGAACGTCCGCAACAGCGGGACCACCGGCGCCGCGGACTACCTGCGCGGCGTCACGGGCGCGGCCTTCATCCCCTCCGGCGGCACGTCGACGGGCAACTCGTTGAAGGACACGCTGCGGGTGGACCAGCTCACCTCGGGCTCGAGCACGATCGTGATCTCCGAGAACCAGGGGCTGATCGGGACCACCTCGCAGAACGTCCTGGGCGGGTGGGACGGGGCGTCCGTGAACGTGCTCGCGGCGTTCCCGGCCGTCTGGAACACCGGCAACCTCCAGCGGGCCTACGCCCACCACAGCGGCGAGAACGCCGCGAGCGGCACCGTCTCCTTCACGGGGTGGCGGGGCAACCACCTCTTCGGTGACGGCCACGTCGAGTTCCTGGCGAACGACGACACGTTCCCCACCGGCGGGGGTTACGGCGGGCCGAACTACTGGAACGCGAAGCAGTGA
- a CDS encoding carbohydrate ABC transporter permease, with the protein MSIDSDPRDPRDRPVGDQRHDPAAPAQEAVPQVGRLATTHTVTGAAAPQAPAPIAEVPGSRPTPSNQPRAAERARALAKAASLHIVLTALGLILFLPFLYMFLTSVKDLSQVGLRSWIPSTVVTTDAGQFGEERLAALHGVIQEPAAPAEHWLSARFGELIEPTPAEASTVLNRLINDGADALALPAEDVAAAASASAAAEPPADPASGTDAERITLDGIPGPFDAADLRLPEAGFAADTPGARASAEAEAALQRAEAAVAAHTAFENGLALAPEGERAAARSEGLELRAAAAEAAQTLRSAWTRVRGHQLAAALPAVVPEPTAFRWHNYLQVFRDIPFGRFYMNSLFVAAWVTFLQLFTSSMAAFSFSRLRWKGRDQVFLLYLATMMLPGLVLMIPNYQIMISLRLVDTLVGLILPAAFTAFGTFLLRQFMMGIPASLDEAAEIDGASKWRVYWDVILPLARPGLVTLAIFTFMGTYNSFFWPLVMLKSEHRYTLPIGILAFDTSAGQQTNLMMAAITMTIVPMIIVFVLLQKQLVKGIQLGAVKG; encoded by the coding sequence ATGTCGATTGATTCCGACCCCCGCGACCCCCGCGACCGCCCGGTCGGGGATCAGCGACACGATCCCGCGGCCCCGGCCCAGGAGGCGGTGCCGCAGGTCGGCCGGCTGGCGACGACCCACACGGTCACCGGCGCAGCCGCCCCCCAGGCGCCCGCGCCCATCGCGGAGGTGCCGGGCTCCCGACCCACGCCGTCGAACCAGCCGCGGGCCGCCGAGCGGGCGCGGGCGCTGGCGAAGGCCGCGTCGCTGCACATCGTGCTGACGGCGCTGGGCCTGATCCTCTTCCTTCCCTTCCTCTACATGTTCCTGACGTCGGTGAAGGACCTCAGCCAGGTCGGGCTGCGATCCTGGATCCCCTCCACCGTGGTCACCACCGACGCGGGACAGTTCGGGGAGGAGCGACTGGCGGCGCTCCACGGCGTCATCCAGGAGCCCGCGGCGCCGGCCGAGCACTGGCTCTCGGCTCGCTTCGGCGAGCTGATCGAGCCGACGCCCGCGGAGGCTTCCACCGTGCTCAACCGGCTGATCAACGACGGTGCCGATGCGCTGGCGCTGCCCGCCGAGGACGTCGCCGCGGCCGCATCCGCATCGGCGGCGGCCGAGCCTCCGGCGGACCCCGCGAGCGGAACCGACGCCGAGCGGATCACGCTCGACGGCATCCCAGGCCCTTTCGATGCCGCGGATCTCCGGCTCCCGGAAGCCGGGTTCGCCGCCGACACGCCCGGAGCCCGCGCCTCGGCGGAGGCGGAAGCGGCGCTCCAGCGGGCGGAGGCCGCCGTCGCCGCCCACACCGCCTTCGAGAACGGCCTCGCCCTCGCCCCCGAAGGCGAGCGGGCCGCGGCCCGCTCCGAGGGCCTGGAGCTGCGAGCCGCCGCCGCCGAGGCCGCGCAGACGCTGCGGAGCGCGTGGACCCGCGTCCGGGGCCACCAGCTCGCCGCCGCCCTGCCGGCGGTGGTGCCCGAGCCCACCGCCTTCCGCTGGCACAACTACCTGCAGGTGTTCCGCGACATCCCCTTCGGCCGCTTCTACATGAACTCGCTGTTCGTGGCCGCTTGGGTCACCTTCCTCCAGCTGTTCACCAGCTCGATGGCCGCCTTCAGCTTCAGCCGCCTCAGGTGGAAGGGCCGCGACCAGGTCTTCCTTCTCTATCTCGCGACGATGATGCTGCCGGGCCTGGTGTTGATGATCCCCAACTACCAGATCATGATCTCGCTGAGGCTCGTTGACACGCTGGTGGGCCTCATCCTGCCCGCCGCCTTCACCGCCTTTGGCACCTTCCTGCTGCGGCAGTTCATGATGGGCATCCCGGCGAGCCTTGACGAGGCCGCCGAGATCGACGGCGCCAGCAAGTGGCGGGTCTACTGGGACGTCATCCTCCCGCTGGCCCGCCCCGGCCTGGTGACGCTGGCCATCTTCACCTTCATGGGCACCTACAACAGCTTCTTCTGGCCGTTGGTGATGCTCAAGAGCGAGCACCGCTACACGCTGCCGATCGGCATCCTCGCCTTCGACACCAGCGCCGGCCAGCAGACGAATCTGATGATGGCCGCCATCACCATGACGATCGTCCCGATGATCATCGTCTTCGTGCTGCTCCAGAAGCAGCTGGTCAAGGGGATCCAGCTCGGCGCCGTGAAGGGCTGA
- a CDS encoding carbohydrate ABC transporter permease, with product MAETTSTAIDARAEQAAPVGPPPKSSTRRELATGLSFLAPNILGVLVFVIFPVVFSLGMAFTNWDLTQQNMFKPEASVEFTGLDNLIELTTENRVGDVNADGQTVGLWEAISSSRFLRFFGNTLFFMMGIPLAVGGSLIAAILLSQDTRAGGGRNHAWLIGGGVLLSSCVLLAALGIGASAMVLLVVGTGCGILLMGLAGGLTFYRTVFYTPHFVTGVATFVLWKNLYSKQTGPINNTLQPILDGVSGMVAAVPPGVARSLHFLGYALLLGLFWKLLAILRRMHRDGDLGRIATALSVALLCLPFLAAGLWYATAPTAWILLAAAGTIAIAQTAMALRGGDRFPSTAMEGLGSGLVLSIFAMVGMFILLGLSAVAWYLPGLVEGEVVDGVVVDAPGLEAPSWLNGYHYAKPALMFMGIWGAIGSNNMLLYLAGLSNVPGELYEAADIDGATPLSRFWNVTWPQLAPTTFFIFVMSTIGGLQGGFEAARVMTQGGPAGSTTTLSYFIYQEGFETGRLGFASAVAWVLFLLIFAVTLFNWKFGNKYVD from the coding sequence CCCGGTCGTGTTCAGCCTCGGGATGGCGTTCACCAACTGGGACCTCACGCAACAGAACATGTTCAAGCCCGAGGCGAGCGTCGAGTTCACCGGGCTGGACAACCTCATCGAGCTCACCACCGAAAACCGCGTCGGCGACGTCAACGCCGACGGCCAGACCGTCGGCCTCTGGGAAGCGATCAGCTCCTCCCGCTTCCTCCGCTTCTTCGGGAACACGCTCTTTTTCATGATGGGCATCCCGCTGGCCGTCGGCGGTTCGCTGATCGCCGCGATCCTGCTCAGCCAGGACACCCGCGCCGGCGGCGGCCGCAACCACGCCTGGCTCATCGGCGGGGGCGTGCTCCTTTCCTCGTGCGTCCTGCTCGCGGCGCTGGGCATCGGAGCCTCCGCGATGGTGCTGCTGGTCGTGGGCACCGGCTGCGGCATCCTGCTCATGGGCCTCGCCGGCGGCCTCACCTTCTACCGCACGGTCTTCTACACGCCCCACTTCGTCACGGGCGTGGCCACCTTCGTGCTCTGGAAGAACCTGTACTCCAAGCAGACCGGTCCGATCAACAACACGCTGCAGCCGATCCTCGACGGCGTCTCCGGAATGGTGGCGGCGGTGCCGCCGGGTGTCGCACGCAGCCTGCACTTCCTCGGCTACGCGCTCCTGCTTGGCCTGTTCTGGAAGCTGCTCGCGATCCTGCGGAGGATGCACCGCGACGGCGACCTGGGGCGCATCGCCACCGCCCTCTCGGTGGCGCTGCTGTGCCTGCCCTTCCTCGCGGCCGGTCTCTGGTACGCGACGGCCCCCACCGCGTGGATCCTGCTCGCCGCGGCGGGCACGATTGCCATCGCTCAGACGGCGATGGCCCTCCGCGGCGGCGACCGCTTCCCCTCCACCGCGATGGAGGGTCTCGGATCGGGCCTGGTGCTCTCCATCTTCGCGATGGTCGGCATGTTCATCCTGCTGGGCCTTTCCGCGGTCGCCTGGTACCTGCCCGGCCTGGTCGAGGGCGAAGTCGTCGACGGCGTCGTGGTCGATGCGCCCGGGCTGGAGGCGCCCAGCTGGCTCAACGGCTACCACTACGCCAAGCCCGCCCTCATGTTCATGGGCATCTGGGGCGCCATCGGCAGCAACAACATGCTGCTCTACCTCGCCGGCCTCTCCAACGTGCCCGGCGAGCTGTACGAGGCCGCCGACATCGACGGCGCCACGCCGCTGTCCCGCTTCTGGAACGTGACGTGGCCGCAGCTCGCGCCCACCACCTTCTTCATCTTCGTGATGAGCACGATCGGCGGACTCCAGGGCGGCTTCGAGGCGGCCCGGGTCATGACCCAGGGCGGCCCCGCCGGCTCGACGACCACGCTGTCGTACTTCATCTACCAGGAGGGCTTCGAGACCGGGCGGCTGGGCTTCGCCTCCGCGGTGGCTTGGGTGCTCTTCCTGCTCATCTTCGCCGTGACGCTCTTCAACTGGAAGTTCGGGAACAAGTATGTCGATTGA